In Picosynechococcus sp. PCC 7002, the following are encoded in one genomic region:
- a CDS encoding glycosyltransferase yields MANQPWQTDDNHDPLGAFLDELTDPEVAEAEFRSDFFQGLGGRRKKSALMLSFIWAIAFVLHSVSWGSTAVLGATGLLLIQAIRLVSAQPDPQPQPLADADLTTAPIVSLIVSAKNEEAVIGRLVKNLCQLDYPTAKCEVWLIDDASTDKTPQILDQLALEYPQLKVVHRSPNAGGGKSGALNQVLAQTQGEIIAVFDADATVPPEFLRHVVPLFADENVGAIQVRKAIANEPLNFWTKGQATEMILDSYFQQQRIALGGIGELRGNGQFVRRSALDQCGGWNEETITDDLDLTIRLHLDNWKIGFLLNPAVNEEGVTKAIALWHQRSRWAEGGYQRYLDYWRYFSNKRLGFGKKVDLFSFILMQYLLPTAAIPDFIFAVLKGHLPVLMPMTTLALGLSLWAMVQGNMRVYRELPWTWAKVTKIFTACGLTMVYMLHWMVVMPLTTARMSVRPKRLKWVKTTHQGEEESFVSQT; encoded by the coding sequence ATGGCAAATCAACCCTGGCAAACCGATGACAATCACGATCCCCTTGGGGCTTTTTTAGATGAACTGACTGATCCAGAGGTAGCCGAAGCGGAATTTCGGAGTGATTTTTTCCAGGGATTAGGGGGGCGTCGTAAAAAGTCAGCCTTGATGCTCAGTTTCATCTGGGCGATCGCCTTTGTCCTGCACAGTGTGAGCTGGGGGTCAACGGCGGTTTTGGGGGCTACGGGTCTGCTTTTGATTCAGGCCATCCGTTTGGTTAGCGCCCAGCCTGATCCTCAACCCCAACCCCTAGCTGACGCAGATTTAACCACTGCGCCCATCGTTTCTCTCATTGTCTCGGCGAAGAACGAAGAGGCAGTGATTGGGCGTTTAGTAAAAAATCTCTGCCAATTGGATTACCCGACGGCGAAATGTGAAGTCTGGTTAATTGATGATGCTAGCACCGACAAAACACCCCAAATCCTGGATCAATTGGCCCTGGAGTATCCCCAGTTGAAGGTGGTGCATCGCTCCCCCAATGCCGGTGGTGGGAAGTCAGGTGCCCTCAACCAAGTTCTAGCCCAAACCCAGGGAGAAATTATTGCGGTCTTTGATGCCGATGCCACGGTACCGCCGGAATTTTTGCGCCATGTGGTGCCCCTCTTTGCCGATGAGAATGTCGGGGCGATCCAAGTCCGGAAGGCGATCGCCAACGAACCGCTAAATTTCTGGACGAAGGGTCAAGCTACAGAAATGATCCTCGACAGTTATTTTCAACAACAACGGATTGCCCTGGGTGGCATCGGGGAACTACGGGGCAATGGCCAATTTGTGCGCCGTTCTGCCTTGGATCAATGTGGTGGTTGGAACGAAGAAACGATCACCGATGATTTGGATCTGACCATCCGCCTTCACCTGGACAATTGGAAAATTGGCTTTTTGCTTAATCCCGCCGTTAACGAAGAAGGAGTTACCAAGGCGATCGCCCTCTGGCACCAGCGCAGCCGTTGGGCCGAAGGGGGTTACCAGCGCTACCTCGACTATTGGCGATATTTCTCGAATAAGCGCCTCGGCTTTGGTAAAAAAGTCGATCTCTTTTCCTTTATTTTGATGCAGTATTTGCTCCCCACTGCGGCGATTCCCGACTTTATTTTTGCGGTACTGAAGGGCCATTTACCCGTCCTGATGCCAATGACAACCCTCGCCCTCGGCCTATCCCTCTGGGCAATGGTGCAGGGAAATATGCGTGTCTATCGCGAGTTGCCCTGGACTTGGGCGAAGGTCACGAAAATTTTTACGGCCTGTGGTCTGACGATGGTTTATATGCTCCACTGGATGGTCGTGATGCCCCTGACCACGGCCCGGATGTCGGTGCGCCCCAAACGGCTCAAGTGGGTTAAAACCACCCACCAGGGAGAAGAAGAAAGTTTTGTTTCTCAGACTTAG
- a CDS encoding Uma2 family endonuclease has protein sequence MIALSDHSYLTPEEYLAFEAASDIRHEYVDGEVYAMAGTSKNHNLISGNLYILLRRHLQNSSCTTFMADIKVKLQTGRRFFYPDLVVTCDPEDGTSELFVEKPKLIIEVLSPSTKNFDQTAKFLYYRTLPSLEEYLLVGTESPFVQCFRRQTQDIWTVQIYEGLEAIAHLESFDLDAPLTDIYEGVTFTAPTP, from the coding sequence ATGATTGCCCTCAGTGACCATTCATACCTAACTCCAGAAGAATATCTCGCCTTTGAAGCCGCCAGTGACATTCGTCATGAATATGTCGATGGTGAAGTTTACGCCATGGCAGGTACAAGTAAAAACCATAACCTGATCAGTGGGAATCTTTACATCCTCCTGCGTCGCCATCTGCAAAACTCCAGCTGCACGACCTTTATGGCTGATATTAAAGTCAAATTACAAACAGGTCGGCGGTTTTTCTATCCCGATCTCGTGGTAACGTGCGATCCAGAAGATGGTACAAGCGAACTGTTTGTGGAGAAACCGAAACTGATCATCGAAGTGCTTTCCCCCTCGACGAAAAATTTTGATCAAACTGCTAAATTTTTGTACTATCGCACCCTACCCAGCCTAGAAGAATATTTACTTGTTGGGACAGAAAGCCCCTTTGTGCAATGTTTTCGGCGACAGACCCAAGATATTTGGACAGTACAAATTTACGAAGGGCTTGAGGCGATCGCCCATTTAGAATCCTTTGATCTTGATGCCCCCCTCACGGACATTTACGAAGGAGTAACCTTCACTGCACCAACTCCGTAG